CGACCCGGCGGCGGTCCGCCGCCCCGCGCAGCCGGCGCACCAGTCCGGCGCCCTCCAGGGTGTCCAGCCGGCCGGTCATGCCCGCCGGGGAGATCAGCAGCTCGGCCGCCAGCTCGGAGGGGGTGGCCCGCCACGGCTCACCGCGGGAGGCGAGCCGGTGCAACGTGTCGAACTCGAACACCTGCAGCCCGACCTCGGCCAGCGCGAGGTGCTTCGCCTGCTTGACGTGCCGGGTGAGCAGCTGGATCCGCGTGATGATCCCCTCCACCCGGTCGTCGAACGGCGCCTTGTGACGCCAGCGGGCGAGATGACGGTCGACCGAGTCCTCCATCCCGCCATTGTGCTACGCCGTCGAGTATTTAGTTGACGAAAGATCGGGCAGCGAAATAATCTCCGGCCTCATGATCCCCTCACCCCGGCGGTCCCCCGCACCCCTGCTGCGCCCGTCCCCCGTCCTGCGCCTGCTGGTCGGCCGTTCGCTGGCCGCGCTCGCCACCGCCCTCATCCCCACCACCCTGACCCTGGCCGTCATCCGCTCCGGCTCGGCCGGGGACCTCGGCCTGGTCCTCTCCAGCGAGCTGGTGCCGATGCTCCTGCTGCTGCCGGTGGCCGGGGTCGCCGCGGACCGCCTCGTCCCGCACCGACTGCTCCTGACGGCGGACCTGGTCCGGGCGGCCGGACAGCTCGGAATCGCCGCGGAGTTGCTGTTCGGCCCGGGCCGGATCGCCGTCCTCGCGGCCCTCGCCGCCGTCACCGGCACGGCCGTCGCCTTCGGCGCCCCGGCCGTCCGCACCCTCGTCGCGGCCACCGTCCCCGGGGACCAGCGCCTGCAACTCAACTCCCGGATCGGCGTGGCCCAGGGGCTCGCCCAGATCGCCGGCCCGGCCGCCGCCGGAGGCCTGATGCTCGCGGTCGGCGCCGGCTGGTCCTCCCTGCTGACCGCCGTCCTCTACGCCGTCGCGGCCGCCAGCCTGATCGGTCTGCGGCCGAACCGGGACACCGCGCCGGCCACCGGCGACCGCGCCACCTTCACCACGGAACTCCGCGCGGGCTGGGCGGAGACCCGCCGGCACCCCTGGTTCCTCGCCAACGTCCTCGGCCACGGCGTCTGGCACCTGGGCGCGGGTGTCCTCCTCACCCTCGGACCGCTGATCGCCCACGACCGGCTGGGCGGCGACGGCGCCTGGGTGGTGATCGCCCAGGTCGGCAGCATCGGCCTGGTGGCCGGCCTCTGGGCCGCGGGACGACTGCCGATCCGCCGCCCGCTGGTCGGCGTCGCCGTCGGCGCCGCGGCGTACGGACTGCCGCTGGCCGCCCTCGGGTTCACCCTGCCGACGGCGGTGGTGACGGCGGCCTACTGCCTGGGGATGATCGGGCTCGGCGTCCTCAGCCCGCTCTGGGAGACCACGCTGCAGAACCGCATCCCGCACGAGGCACTCGGCCGGGTCGGCGCGTTCGACTCCCTGATCTCCTTCGCCAGCCGCCCCCTGGGGCTCGCGGTGGCCGCCCCCATCGCCTCGATCGTCGGCACGGCGGCCCCCCTGCTCGTCATGGCCGCAGCGGTGACGGCGGCCAACCTCGCCATCCTCCTCCTCCCCGACGTCCGCACCCCCACCCCCACCGAACCCACCCCGACCCCTGCCACCACCCCCGCCTGACCACCCACTACCGGGGCGCGTGGGGGCACCACCCCAGGGGCGCGTGGGGGCACCTCCCAGCCGGCAAGGCGGGGGGAGAACTGCGCGAAACGGAGGGCACAGCGCCGTACTCGCCCTCACCACGAGTCACCTGCACTGCCGCGGCCGAATGCAGGCGGCCTCCCGGACTCGCGCAGTTCCCCGCGCCCCTCAATTCAGCCTTCCCGACTACAACAGCCGTCAGGTGGCTTCCCACAGGCCCGCGAAGAGGTCGTCCAAGCGGTCGTCGCCGACCGGGGGTTCGGGGAGGGGGTGGGTGGCGGCGGTGCGGAAGCCGTCCAGGAGGAGGGCGAGGTAGCGGCGCCACAGGCCCGGGCGGAGGTCGGATGCGGCGGGGACGGCCCGGCAGAGCGGTCCCAGCATGAACAGCAGGTCCATCGCGCCCACGTCCCGCCGCATCGCCCCCTGCTCCTGCGCCCGCTCCACCAGCACCCCCACCGTCTCCGCGTTCCGCCGGCTCATCTCGGCGAGCGCCGGCACGGTCGGGATGGCCATCGTCACCAGGTCGTTGAACCCCCGGTTGCTCTCGACGAGTTCGAAGATCCGCCGGAAGTACCGCTCGATCGCCGCCCAGGCGTCCGCCTCCGACTCCGCCAGCGCCTCCTGCCCCGCCTCCACGAGTACCTGGCCGGCCGCCGCGAACACCTCGCCGACGAGGTCCTCGCGGGTCGGGAAGTGGCGGTACAGGGTGGCGTTGCCGACGCCCGCCGTGCGGGCGATGACGTCGAGCGGGGTGTCCAGGCCGTGTTCGGCGAAGAGTTCGGCGGCGGCCGCGATCAGGGCCTCGCGATTGCGCTGTGCGTCCCGCCGGAGGGGGGCCGGCCGTCGTGCACCGTCATCCATGGGCTCACCTTAACAACCCGGGAGCGACCCGAAACGGGGACTGATCCCCGCTACTGCTACGCTGCTGGCGGCGATCCGGGGACAACTCCCCGATTCTCCGTGACTCCACGGTTCACGCGCACACAGGGGAGTGCCATGACCCACCTTCAGGCGCCCGCAGGAGGGCGCACCGCGGCGGCCGGACGGGCGCGGCGCGCGGCGGACTGGGCGGACGGCCGGCTCGGCGTCTACAGCCTGGCCCAGGCGAACATCCGCAAGATCTTCCCGGACCACTGGTCCTTCATGCTGGGCGAGATCTGCCTCTACAGCTTCGTCGTGATCATCCTGACCGGCGTCTACCTGACGCTGTTCTTCACGCCGAGCATGGCCGAGACCGTCTACCACGGCAGCTACGGCCCGCTCCGGGGCGTGCGGATGTCGGAGGCGTACGCGTCGACCCTGGACATCAGCTTCGAGGTGCGCGGCGGACTGCTGATCCGTCAGATCCACCACTGGGCGGCGCTGGTGTTCGTCGCCGCGATGTTCGTGCACATGATGCGGGTGTTCTTCACCGGGGCGTTCCGCAAGCCGCGCGAGGTCAACTGGGTGTTCGGCTTCCTGCTGCTGTTCCTCGGCCTGCTGGACGGCTTCTTCGGCTACTCGCTGCCGGACGACCTGCTCTCCGGCACGGGCATCCGGTTCGTCGAGGGCGTGGTGCTGGCGCTGCCGCTGGTGGGCACGTACGTCCAGATGTTCCTGTTCGGCGGGGAGTTCCCGGGGACGGACATCGTGCCGCGGTTCTTCACCGTCCACGTGCTGCTGGTCCCGGGCGTCATGCTGGGGCTGCTGGTGGCGCACCTGATCCTGGTCTTCTACCACAAGCACACCCAGTGGGCCGGGCCCGGCCGGACCGAGCAGAACGTCGTCGGCATGCCGCTGATGCCGGTCTACCTGGCGAAGGCGGGCGGCTTCTTCTTCCTGGTCTTCGGCATCATCGCGGCCGTCTCCGCGATCGCCACGATCAACCCGATCTGGGCGTACGGCCCGTACCGTCCCGACCAGGTGTCCACCGACGCCCAGCCGGACTGGTACATGGGCTTCGCGGAGGGGCTGATCCGGGTGATGCCCGGGTGGGAGGTGGGCCTCTGGGGACACACGCTGAACCTGGGCATCCTGATCCCGTTCCTGGCGTTCCCCGCAGTGCTGGGCGCAATCGCCGCGTACCCGTTCCTGGAGGCGTGGATCACCCGCGACAGCCGGGAGCGGCACCTGCTGGACCGTCCGCGCAACGTGCCGGTCCGGACCGCGCTGGGCGCGGCGTGGATCAGCCTCTACCTGGTGCTGCTGGCCGGCGGCGGGAACGACCTGTTCGCCACCCACCTGCACCTGTCGCTCAACACCATCACCTACGCGGTGCGGGTCGGCGTGTTCACCGTGCCGGTCGCGGTCTTCGCGGTCACCAGGCGCTGGTGCCTGGGGCTGCAGCGGCGGGACCGGGAGAAGGTGCTGCACGGGCGGGAGTCGGGCGTCATCAGGCGGCTGCCGACCGGCGAGTTCGTCGAGGCCCACACCCCGCTCCCGCAGGCCGAGTTGCACGCCCTGACCGCCCACGAGCAGCACCGTCCGGCCGAACTCCCCTCCCCCGTCGACGGGAACGGCGTCGCCCGCCGGGCCGGTGCGGTGGAACGGTTCCGCGTGCGGCTCTCCGCGGCCTGGTTCGGCCCGTCCGGCCAGATCGCCAAGCCCACCGCCGGGGAGTACCGGGAGGCGGTCGCCCACGGCGGGCTCCCCGACGGCCGGCTGCGCCTCGTCCCCGCCCCGGCCGAGCGGCGCGAGGCGGCGGAAGAGGCGCACCGGGCCCCCGCCGACGGGCCGCGCCGGTGACCGGCCGGACCCGGGCGGCGGACGAACTCGCCGACACCCGTTACCTGTTGCTGACCACCTTCGAGGAGGACGGCACCCCGGCGGCTACCGCCACCTGGGTGGTTCCGGACGGCCCGGCCGCCCTGGGCGTCTGGGCGCCGGCCGACTCGGCGGCGGTGCGCCGGGTCCGGGCCCGGCCCGGGGTGCTGGTCTCCCGCTGCGACGCGTACGGCCGGGCGGTGGGCGGCCGGCTGCCGGCCCGGGCGGCGGTCTGCGACCCGCAGGACACCGCCCGGTACCGCACCGAACTGATCCACAAGTACGGGCTGACCGCGCTGCTCACCCTCGCCCGCAGCCGCATCCGGCTCGGCCTGGACGGCACCGTCGGCATCCGCATCACCCTGGCCGCCCCGGACCGCCTCCGGTTCGGCCGCAGCTGGCAGCCCTCGCCCTGGTACAGCCCCAACTGACGTCCACCTGCCCGGACTTGGCCGAAAACAGCGCCAGAGGGGCGCCCCGGTCGGCCCGGAACGCGCAGGCGCGCGCTCCGGGCCGACGGAGTCCCTACGGGTGCACGCTCCGCAGTAGGTCGGCGATCTGACGCTCGTCCAGCAGCGGGCGGGTGTCGCGGGCGATCCTCTCGACGGTGGCCAGGTGCCGCTCCAGCGCCTCCTGGTCGCCGCGGGCGGCGGCCAGCCGGGCGGCGACCCGCGGGGCGATCCGGTGCCCGGGGTACACCTCGAACACCTCGTCCAGGGCGGCGCCGCACTCGTCGAGCCGGCCCAGGTCCAGCAGGGTCTCGGCGATCTCCACCCGGGGGTCCAGCGGGCCGTCGCGGAACGGGCCGGGGTTGCGCCCGCCGGCGTCCTGGAACACCGTGAGCGCCTCCCGCAGCACCTTCAGGGCCTCCTCGTCGCGGCCCTGCCGGCGCAGCGCGAGGCCCAGCCAGTACGGGGCGCGGCGCTCCTTGCCGTCCGCGGCGGCCAGCCGCAGCAGCGGCTCCGCCTCGGCGCCGCGCTCCTGGTTGACCAGGGCGCGGCCGGCCAGGAAGGCGGGCACCGCCTCGCCCGCCTCGCCGGCGACGGCCCACAGCCGGGCGGCCTCCTGCCGGTCGCCGTACTCGTCGGACTTGTTCCCGCACCACCAGGCGGCCTTGGCCACGCCGCGGGCGGCGGCCCGGCGCAGCCAGAACTCGCCGTTCACCCGGTCGTCCAGGCGGAGGTGGAGCTGCCCGAGCTCCTCCATCGCCGCGGGGTCGCCAGCCTCGGCGGCGGGGCGGTACAGGGCGAGCAGGAACTCGGGTGCGGCGTTGGCGCGTTCGTGCAGCATCCGGCCGAGCGCGAGGCCCGCCCCGGGGTCGCCGGCCTCGAAGGCCCGGCGGTACCAGCGGACGGCCTCCGGCTGGTCGCGCCGGCGGTCCAGCAGCCGGGCCAGATCGAGGGCGGCCTGCCGGTCCCCCGTCTCGGCGGCGGCCCGCAGCTCGGGCAGACGGGCCTCCTCGGCGGGGTCCAGCAGGTGGTCGGGCTCGCGGCGGTGCCGCTCGACCGCGGCCAGCCGCTGGGCGAAGTCCTCGTCCTCGGGGCGGCGGCCGAACCACGCGGCGGCCTCGTCCAGGCGGCGCTGGCGGACCAGCAGCTGTCCGAGGTTCCAGCAGGCGTCCTCCCAGTCCCGCTCGGCGGCCGCCCGGTACCAGTGCTCGGCCTCCTCCAGCCGGCCCCGGTAGTCGTGGAGCAGGCCGAGCCGGTACGCCGCCTCGGTGTCACCGGTCGCGAACGCCTCGGCGAGCGCCTCCTCCGCCTCCTCGATCCGGCCCGCCCGGTAGAGCACCCACGCGTACGCGCAGGCGGCGCCGGTGACCCCCAGCCCGGCGGCCCGGCGGTAGTACGGCGCGGCCAGGTCGATCAGCGCGGGGTACCGGGCGTACGTCTCCCGGTCGGGGAACTCGGCGAGCACGTCCTCCCGCTCGGGGAACTCCTCGCGGAGCTCCTCCGGGTCCTCCTCGAACGTCATCTCGACCCGCTCGTCGAAGGACCACGCGTAGGCGATCCGCTCCAGCGCGCCGGTGGCGACGTGGTCACCGGCCGACTCGGCGCGGCGCAGCCGCTCCTCCGCCGCCTCGCGGTCGCCGTCCACCGTCAGGCGGAAGGTGGCGCCGTTGGTCATGCAGGCGAGGCTGCCGAGTTCGGCGCCGCGGTCGTACCACTCCAGGGCGCCGGCCACGTCGCCGGCGGCGCGGAGCAGTTCGGCGAGGCCGAAGGCGTTGTCGCCGTCGCGGGAGGCGGCGGTCCGGTACCAGCGCTCGGCGCTCTCGCGGTCGCCGCGGTCCTTCGCCAGGATCGCCCGCTTGCGGGCCGACAGCGCGTCACCGGCCAGTGCGGCCTGCTCCAGCCACGGCACCGCCTCGTCGAACAGCCCCATCGCGACCAGCACCTCGCCCAGGGCGGCGGCCGCCCCCGGCTCCTGCACCTCCGCCGCGGCGGTCAGCGCCTCCCGCGCCTCCTCGTACCGCCGCTCCCCCTGCCACCGCCGGCCCTCGGCCAGCAGCTCCGCACCCGTCCCCGTGATCTCACTCATGCCGCCCGACCCTAACCCACCCGCCCCGACGCAATCGTGCACACCGGGGCCGCGTGGGGGCACCTCCCAAGTGGTGCCCCCGAACGGTCCGGCAGGCTCAGAGCAGCGCCGCCACCATCTCCGCGAACTCCGCCGGGGCGACC
The window above is part of the Kitasatospora sp. HUAS MG31 genome. Proteins encoded here:
- a CDS encoding MarR family winged helix-turn-helix transcriptional regulator, whose product is MEDSVDRHLARWRHKAPFDDRVEGIITRIQLLTRHVKQAKHLALAEVGLQVFEFDTLHRLASRGEPWRATPSELAAELLISPAGMTGRLDTLEGAGLVRRLRGAADRRRVDVELTDLGRARWLAAMEIQGAAEAAMVEPLGEADRDTLNGLLKQMLSHVEQQRPR
- a CDS encoding MFS transporter; amino-acid sequence: MIPSPRRSPAPLLRPSPVLRLLVGRSLAALATALIPTTLTLAVIRSGSAGDLGLVLSSELVPMLLLLPVAGVAADRLVPHRLLLTADLVRAAGQLGIAAELLFGPGRIAVLAALAAVTGTAVAFGAPAVRTLVAATVPGDQRLQLNSRIGVAQGLAQIAGPAAAGGLMLAVGAGWSSLLTAVLYAVAAASLIGLRPNRDTAPATGDRATFTTELRAGWAETRRHPWFLANVLGHGVWHLGAGVLLTLGPLIAHDRLGGDGAWVVIAQVGSIGLVAGLWAAGRLPIRRPLVGVAVGAAAYGLPLAALGFTLPTAVVTAAYCLGMIGLGVLSPLWETTLQNRIPHEALGRVGAFDSLISFASRPLGLAVAAPIASIVGTAAPLLVMAAAVTAANLAILLLPDVRTPTPTEPTPTPATTPA
- a CDS encoding TetR/AcrR family transcriptional regulator; the protein is MDDGARRPAPLRRDAQRNREALIAAAAELFAEHGLDTPLDVIARTAGVGNATLYRHFPTREDLVGEVFAAAGQVLVEAGQEALAESEADAWAAIERYFRRIFELVESNRGFNDLVTMAIPTVPALAEMSRRNAETVGVLVERAQEQGAMRRDVGAMDLLFMLGPLCRAVPAASDLRPGLWRRYLALLLDGFRTAATHPLPEPPVGDDRLDDLFAGLWEAT
- a CDS encoding cytochrome b, whose translation is MTHLQAPAGGRTAAAGRARRAADWADGRLGVYSLAQANIRKIFPDHWSFMLGEICLYSFVVIILTGVYLTLFFTPSMAETVYHGSYGPLRGVRMSEAYASTLDISFEVRGGLLIRQIHHWAALVFVAAMFVHMMRVFFTGAFRKPREVNWVFGFLLLFLGLLDGFFGYSLPDDLLSGTGIRFVEGVVLALPLVGTYVQMFLFGGEFPGTDIVPRFFTVHVLLVPGVMLGLLVAHLILVFYHKHTQWAGPGRTEQNVVGMPLMPVYLAKAGGFFFLVFGIIAAVSAIATINPIWAYGPYRPDQVSTDAQPDWYMGFAEGLIRVMPGWEVGLWGHTLNLGILIPFLAFPAVLGAIAAYPFLEAWITRDSRERHLLDRPRNVPVRTALGAAWISLYLVLLAGGGNDLFATHLHLSLNTITYAVRVGVFTVPVAVFAVTRRWCLGLQRRDREKVLHGRESGVIRRLPTGEFVEAHTPLPQAELHALTAHEQHRPAELPSPVDGNGVARRAGAVERFRVRLSAAWFGPSGQIAKPTAGEYREAVAHGGLPDGRLRLVPAPAERREAAEEAHRAPADGPRR
- a CDS encoding PPOX class F420-dependent oxidoreductase is translated as MTGRTRAADELADTRYLLLTTFEEDGTPAATATWVVPDGPAALGVWAPADSAAVRRVRARPGVLVSRCDAYGRAVGGRLPARAAVCDPQDTARYRTELIHKYGLTALLTLARSRIRLGLDGTVGIRITLAAPDRLRFGRSWQPSPWYSPN
- a CDS encoding tetratricopeptide repeat protein is translated as MSEITGTGAELLAEGRRWQGERRYEEAREALTAAAEVQEPGAAAALGEVLVAMGLFDEAVPWLEQAALAGDALSARKRAILAKDRGDRESAERWYRTAASRDGDNAFGLAELLRAAGDVAGALEWYDRGAELGSLACMTNGATFRLTVDGDREAAEERLRRAESAGDHVATGALERIAYAWSFDERVEMTFEEDPEELREEFPEREDVLAEFPDRETYARYPALIDLAAPYYRRAAGLGVTGAACAYAWVLYRAGRIEEAEEALAEAFATGDTEAAYRLGLLHDYRGRLEEAEHWYRAAAERDWEDACWNLGQLLVRQRRLDEAAAWFGRRPEDEDFAQRLAAVERHRREPDHLLDPAEEARLPELRAAAETGDRQAALDLARLLDRRRDQPEAVRWYRRAFEAGDPGAGLALGRMLHERANAAPEFLLALYRPAAEAGDPAAMEELGQLHLRLDDRVNGEFWLRRAAARGVAKAAWWCGNKSDEYGDRQEAARLWAVAGEAGEAVPAFLAGRALVNQERGAEAEPLLRLAAADGKERRAPYWLGLALRRQGRDEEALKVLREALTVFQDAGGRNPGPFRDGPLDPRVEIAETLLDLGRLDECGAALDEVFEVYPGHRIAPRVAARLAAARGDQEALERHLATVERIARDTRPLLDERQIADLLRSVHP